One Xiphophorus maculatus strain JP 163 A chromosome 9, X_maculatus-5.0-male, whole genome shotgun sequence DNA segment encodes these proteins:
- the LOC102222574 gene encoding ELAV-like protein 1 codes for MAVRRGHIRYLKVCEVQPTQGEVRDTQISSKGAAVKELYDNGFTETMMEEDDDSRTNLIVNYLPQSMSQDELRSLFSSVGEVESAKLIRDKVAGHSLGYGFVNFVNHSDAERAISTLNGLRLQSKTIKVSFARPSSDTIKDANLYISGLPRTLSQQDLEDMFSSFGRIINSRVLVDQASGLSRGVAFIRYDKRSEAEDAVKHLNGHVPPGGSEPITVKFAANPNQGRNPMVMSQTYHGQSRRFGGPVHHQAQRFRFSPMSADHMGAGGGASGSPSSGWCLFIYNLSQDADEGMLWQMFGPFGAVVNVKVIRDFNTNKCKGFGFVTMANYEEAAMAIHSLNGYQLGDKVLQVSFKTNKGHK; via the exons ATGGCAGTGAGACGAGGACACATCAGGTACCTGAAG gtgtgTGAGGTCCAGCCGACTCAAGGTGAAGTCAGAGACACTCAGATTTCCTCTAAAGGAGCAGCTGTGAAG GAGCTATACGACAACGGCTTCACCGAGACGATGATGGAGGAGGATGACGACTCGCGGACCAACCTCATAGTTAACTACCTGCCGCAGAGCATGAGCCAGGACGAGCTGCGCAGCCTGTTCAGCAGTGTGGGCGAGGTCGAGTCGGCGAAGCTGATCCGTGACAAGGTGGCAG GCCACAGTTTAGGTTACGGCTTTGTTAACTTTGTTAACCATAGTGATGCAGAGAGGGCTATCAGTACCCTCAATGGCCTGAGGCTACAGTCTAAAACTATCAAG GTGTCGTTTGCTCGCCCGAGTTCGGACACCATCAAAGATGCCAACCTGTACATCAGCGGTCTGCCCAGAACGCTGAGCCAGCAGGACCTGGAAGACATGTTCTCCTCCTTCGGACGCATCATCAACTCCAGGGTCCTGGTGGACCAGGCGTCAG gtCTGTCTCGGGGCGTGGCCTTCATCCGCTACGATAAGCGCAGCGAGGCCGAGGACGCGGTGAAGCACCTGAACGGACACGTCCCGCCTGGCGGCTCTGAGCCAATCACAGTCAAGTTTGCCGCCAACCCCAACCAAGGCCGGAACCCCATGGTGATGTCACAGACCTACCACGGCCAATCGCGACGCTTCGGAGGCCCGGTCCATCACCAGGCGCAGAGGTTCAG GTTTTCTCCGATGTCGGCCGACCACATGGGcgcagggggcggagcctcggGAAGCCCCTCCTCTGGCTGGTGTCTGTTCATTTACAACCTGAGCCAGGACGCCGACGAGGGCATGCTGTGGCAGATGTTCGGGCCGTTCGGCGCCGTCGTCAACGTCAAGGTCATCCGAGACTTCAACACCAACAAGTGCAAAGGCTTCGGGTTCGTTACCATGGCGAACTATGAGGAAGC
- the stx6 gene encoding syntaxin-6 has product MSMEDPFFVVKGEVEKAVQAAQSLHRRWVELQPEVGGASREEADWTTNELRNGLRSIEWDLEDLDETISIVESNPRKFHLDAAELTKRKAFITGTRRTVQDMKEQMLGPAAGSGSADRHGKQVLLGGARDPIWQPGSDRFGPPDRRPQSANSEFIGEQQTQQQLIAEQQDEQLERVSGTIGVLKNMSERIGLELDEQAGMLDDFGHEMDSTQSRLDNVMKKLAKVSHMNSDRRQWCAIGVLLLILLIVIILFFIL; this is encoded by the exons ATGTCCATGGAAGATCCGTTCTTCGTCGTTAAAGG GGAAGTGGAGAAGGCGGTCCAGGCTGCCCAGAGTCTCCATCGCCGCTGGGTGGAGCTGCAGCCGGAAGTGGGCGGAGCCTCCAGGGAGGAAGCGGATTGGACGACCAATGAGCTGCGGAACGGCCTGCGGTCCATCGAGTGGGACCTGGAGGACCTGGACGAGACCATCA GCATCGTGGAGTCCAACCCCAGGAAGTTCCACCTGGATGCCGCCGAACTGACGAAGAGGAAGGCCTTCATCACCGGCACCCGCCGCACCGTCCAG GACATGAAAGAACAGATGTTGGGTCcagcagctggttctggttctgctgacaGACATGGCAAACAG gttctgctggGAGGTGCCCGGGATCCCATCTGGCAGCCTGGTTCCGATCGGTTCGGCCCACCAGACCGCCGGCCGCAGAGCGCCAACTCTGAGTTCATCGGCGAGCAGCAGACACAGCAGCAG CTGATCGCGGAGCAGCAGGACGAGCAACTGGAGCGGGTTTCCGGAACCATTGGGGTTCTGAAGAACATGTCGGAGCGGATCGGCCTGGAGCTGGACGAGCAGGCCGG GATGCTGGACGACTTTGGACATGAGATGGACAGCACTCAGTCCCGCCTGGACAACGTCATGAAGAAACTAGCTAAAGTCTCACACATGAACAGCG ATCGCCGCCAGTGGTGTGCGATTGGAGTGTTGCTGCTGATCCTGCTGATCGTCATCatcctcttcttcatcctctGA